The genomic DNA CGCCCCGCTTCATCTTCCACGATGCGCTGCTTGATATACTCAACCCCGACCCGCTCGATCCAGGGCGCGGTGCGCTCCAGATAGCGGGCTTCCTCGCGGTAGAGCTGGGTGAAGGCGGCGCAATAATCCATCGCCTCCTGCTCGGTCGCGACCTTGCACAGCAGGTCGGTAGCGCGGACATGGATGCCGCCATTACCGCCGACATGCAGTTCATAACCGGAGTCGACGCAGACAACGCCAAAGTCCTTGATCGTCGCTTCCGCGCAATTGCGGGGGCAGCCCGACACCGCGATCTTGAACTTGTGGGGCATCCACGATCCCCAGGTCATCCGCTCGATCTTGACGCCAAGGCCGGTGGAATCCTGTGTGCCGAAGCGACACCATTCGGACCCGACGCAGGTCTTTACCGTGCGCAACGACTTGCCATAGGCATGACCCGACACCATGCCCGCGGCATTGAGGTCAGCCCAGACGGCGGGCAGATCTTCCTTCTTGATGCCGAAAATGTCGAGGCGCTGACCACCGGTGACTTTCACCATCGGCGCATCATATTTCTCGACCACATCGGCGATGGCGCGCAGTTCGCGCGGGTTGGTCAGGCCGCCCCACATGCGCGGCACCACCGAGTAGGTGCCGTCCTTCTGGATATTGGCGTGCATCCGTTCGTTGACGAAGCGACTCTGCTGATCGTCCTGATATTCGCCGGGCAGCGCGCAGAGCAGATAATAGTTGAGCGCCGGACGGCAGGAGGAGCAGCCATCCGGGGTCGACCAGTGCAGCAACTGCATCACTTCCGGGATCGAGCGCATATTCTGCGCCACGATCTCACGACGGACATCGTCATGGGTGAAACTGGTGCATTTGCACATGGTCTTGGGACCGGACTTCACATCGTCGCCCAGCACCACCGCCAGCAGATTCTCGACAAGGCCGGTGCAGGAGCCGCAGCTCGCCGACGCCTTGCAAGTGGCCCGAACAGCGTCGAGGCTGCAATTGCCTGCCTCGATGCAGGACACGACCTGGCCCTTGCTGACGCCGTTGCAGCCGCAAATCTCGGCATCGTCCGAGAGCGCCGCAACGGCCGCCTTAGGGTCCAGCGCGCCTCCTCCAGAGGCGAAGGCCTGACCGAAGATCAGCAGGTCGCGAATGTCGCTGACATCTTCCTCGCGCTTCAACAGGTCGAAATACCAGCCGCCATCGACGGTATCGCCATAGAGAACGGCGCCGATAATCTTGTCATCCTTGACGATGACGCGCTTGTAAACCCCGCGCGAGGCATCGCGCAGGACGATGTCCTCGCAGCCTTCGCCGCCGGAGAAATCACCCGCAGAGAAAACGTCCAGCCCGGCAACCTTGAGCTTGGTCGAGGTTACAGAGCCTTTATAGCCCGTATGCTGATCGGTCAGGCCGTCGGCGAGGCTGCGACACATGTCCCACAGCGGCGCGACCAGACCATAGACATTGCCGTCATGCTCGACGCATTCGCCAACCGCGAGGACATCGGGGTCGCTCGTGACCATATGGTCATCGACCTTGATACCGCGATTGACATCGAGGCCGGCTTCACGCGCCAGAGCGGTCGAAGGACGGATGCCCACCGCCATGACGACCAGGCTGGCGGGGATTTCGCGACCATCCTTCAGGCGGACGCCCTCGACCTTGCCGTCGCCATAAATGGCTTCGGTATTGGCGCCGGTCAGGATGGTCTGGCCGCGCCCTTCCAGCGCGCTCTTGAGCAGCCAGCCCGCCGCTTCATCGAGCTGCCGCTCCATCAGCGTGTCCATCAGGTGGATGACCGTCACCTTCATGCCGCGCAGGGTCAGGCCATGCGCCGCTTCCAGCCCCAGCAGACCGCCGCCAATCACCACAGCGCTGCCGCCACCGGCCGCCTCGCCGGCTTCCGCCGCCGCCAGCATGGTGTCGACATCTTTCATGTCGCGGAAGCTGATGACGCCGGGCAGATCCTTGCCCGGCACCGGGATGATGAATGGATCTGAACCCGTTGCGATCAGCAGCTTGTCATAGCCGATGGTGCGACCCGACTGGCTCGTGACACTCTTGACGGTGCGGTCTATGGCCGTCACCGGATCGCCCGCGATCAGTTCGATGCCGTTGTCGGCGTACCATTCGCGACTATTGATGATGATGTCATCGAAGCTCTTTTCTCCGGCCAGAACCGGCGAGAGCATGATGCGGTTATAGTTCACATAAGGTTCCGCCCCGAAGATGGTGACGCGATAGCGTCCCGCATCCCGCGCCAGCAGTTCCTCGACCGCGCGGCAGCCAGCCATGCCATTGCCGACGACCACCAAATGTTCACGAACATCCTCGAACGGCACCAGGACATCGTCCTGCGCCTCCGCCCGATTCTCGTCCTTGACCTGAAACTCCATCCCTGCGTCTCCGGAAAAGAAAAAACAAAAAAGCCGCCATCCTGACCCCCGGTTAGAACCGAAAGTCAGGATGGCGGCTTTGCCATCATATGGGCCTTGCCGGTTCTACCCTGAACCGCCGCAGCCATGTAAGGAAGGACAACCTTGTCCCTTGCACTGCACCATAGATCGAATCATCGATTCGCTCAAGCGATAACGTCATACCGCTGTCATCAGGACACCAACCTGCCCTGAATTCAGCGTTTTTTTGTTCGACACGCCGATCGTCGCGGCAACATGAGATCGTCACCTTCGCGGATGCGACATGGCACAACGCCACCGCCGCACGAAAAAATCGGCCCCTTCGAACGAAAGGGCCGATCCAGACAAAGGGCGGCGGACCCAGCCGGTCGCCGCCCTCCTCCCCAAATTCAGATGCGCGCGCCGCTTTTCCAGGTAGCGCGCCACTTCGCCTTGACCAGCGACACGCCCAGGAAGGCGAGAACCGCAAGGCCCGCGAAGATCAGGAAGCCGGGCGCGAAGCTGCCGGTCAACTGCTTGGCCAGACCCAGCGAACTGGCAAGATAGAAGCCGCCAACGCCGCCGGCCATGCCAACCAGGCCGGTCATGATGCCGATTTCCGCGGCGAAACGCTGCGGCACGAGCTGGAACACCGAGCCGTTGCCAACGCCCAGCGCCAGCATGGCGAGGACGAAGCAGCCGAGTGCAGCGGGCAGCGTGGTGGCATAGGAGACACCGGCCAGCGCCAGCGCGGCGACCAGATAGACAATCATCAGCGCCTTGACGCCGCCGATCCTGTCGGCGAGCGCGCCGCCCATCGGCCGCACCAGCGACCCGGCAAAGACGCAGCCGGCGGTGCAATAGCCCGCAACGATCGGGGTCAGGCCGAACTGGTCGGTGAAATAGATTGGCAAACTGGCGGCCAGGCCCACAAAACCGCCGAAGGTGACGGAATAGAAGGCCATCAGCCACCAGGCGTCAGCCTGCTTCAAGGGCGCGAAATATTCCACGATCTTCTTGGGTGCAGGCGCGTTGGGTGCGTCCTTGGCCATGATCATATAGAGGACGAACACGATCGAGAGCGGGATGCAGGCCAGACCCAGCACAGCGTTCCAGCCGAAAATCTTGGCCAGCACCGGCGCGAACAGCGACGCCAGCACCGTGCCCGAATTGCCCATGCCGGCAAGACCCATCGCCTTGCCCTGATGTTCAGCCGGATACCAGCGACTGGCCAGCGGCAGCGCGATCGCGAAGCTCGCCCCGGCAAAGCCCAGAATGACACCCAGCGCCAGCGTGCCGCCGAAACTGTTGATGCCCATCACCCAAGCGGTGAACAGACCGGCGATGACGATCACCTGGCTGATCGCGCCCGCCAGTTTCGGGCCGATACGATCGACCAGCAGGCCGTTGACGACGCGCAGCAGCGCGCCAACCAGCGTCGGCGTGGCGACCATCAACCCCTTTTCCGCCGGCGTCAGCGCCAGCGTCTTGGAAATCATGGGCGCCAGCGGTCCCAGCAGCACCCACACCATGAAGGCAAGGTCGAAATAAAGAAAGGCGGCGATCAAGGTCGGCGTATGGCCGGCCTTCCAGAAGCTGGTCGCGGGCGCAGGAGCGGCGTCCTGTCCTTCGCGATCCCAATAAGCGGTTGCCATGCTACGTCCCCAATATATGGAAAATGGACACGAAAAAAGCCGCAGGCCGGACATCACCCTATGGCGAATCCGATCAGCGGCTTTGCTGCGAAATCTGGTGAGGATGGCGCCCCACCCTTGGGACAGCACATCCGAATAAGCGCGCTTCGTCGCGCGACTCCTGCCTTATCTCGCGAATCGCTTGATGTTGCAAGGCACAAAATTGCGCGCCAAATCAGCGCGACGGCGCAAATCCCGCCAGGAAATCGTCGATCCGCTCCGGATCGAACACCCGCCCGTCAAAGAAACGGTCCGGCCCCAGCGTCAGTTCGCCCTGCCGCGATCCCACCGCCAGCGGCATGTTCACCGCGCCCTCCAGCTTCATGCTGGCACCCGGCATCGGCACCCCGCTGTCGGCCAGCGCGCGACGGAAAATGTCGGGCCGGAACACCGCTCCCGCCTTCGCCACCGTGGCAGCATCATGATCGACCATGTTCCATCGGACGAGTTGCGAATAGATCCACAGCGCCTGACTGCGCCAGGGGAAGGGTGTCGCTTCCCGGCTGAACAGCATGAAATCGGGGTTGGCGATCGGTGGCTCCCCTGCCCGCGCGATAATCTGTCCGCCCAGCGCGCGCAGGATGAAGTCGGCCGGCTGGTCAACATAGCGCGGATCGGCCAGCAAATCGGCCAACGTTTCATGATGCGCCGGATCGTCGCACCAGGCCGCCGCCCGCACCAGCGCGCGCAGCAGCCGATCGACCGTGTCGGGATTTTCCTCCAGCCACGGCTCGCGGAAGGCCAGCACCTTTTCCACCCCGCGCCGCCAGATGCGCTCGCCGATCGCCACCGTTTCGGCCAGGCCCGCATGGACCGCCGCCGTGCCCCAGGGTTCGCCGGCGATGAAGCCGTCAATCTCGCCCGCGCGCATCGCCTCCACCGTCAGCGACGGCGGCAGTACGCGCAGCACCACATCCCTGTCCGGGTCCACTCCCGCGCTCGCCAGCCAGTAGCGCAGCATGATCGCATGGCTGGAAAAGCGGTGGACGACGCCGATCACCGGCTTGCGCTTCCACAGGCCGATCGCGGCGGCGAAATCATGCGCGGTACCCAGCGGATCAGCCAGCCGCGCGGTCAGATCCGGCTCCAGCGCGGCGGCGAAATCACTCGCCATCACCAGCATATTGCCGTTGACGTTGAGCTTGTAGGGCGCGGCAAGCGGCGCGGGCTGCTGACTAAGGCCCAGCGTCACCGCCACCGCCAGCGGCGCCAGCATCTGCGCGGCATGAACCTGCCCGAACACCAGCCGGTCGCGCAGCGTCGCCCAGCTCGTCGTACGGATGAGGTCAAGCGACAGCCCCTCCGCCTCGGCAAAGCCCTTCTCGCGCGCAGCGACCAGCACGGCGGCATCGGTCAGCGGCAGGAAGGCGATTTTCAGATTGGTCGTCATCATATACCCCTCCCAACAGGTCGCTGGCGGTGATCAACGCCTGCGCGACATCCACGATTTTCTTGCCCTGGTTCATGGCGCTCGACCGCAGCAATGCATAGGCGTCCTGTTCGGACAGGCTGCGCTGATTCATCAGGATCGACTTGGCGCGATCGATGATCTTGCGGTCGGACAAAGCGGTGCGCGCCTCATCCAGTTCCCCCTGGATCTTGGCAAAGGCGTTGAAGCGCCGCACCGCAAGTTCCAGCACCGGCTTCACCCGCTCCTTGCGCAAGCCGTCGACGACATAGGCGGACACGCCGGCGTCGATCGCCGCGCCGATCATGCTGTCATCCGACTGGTCCACGAACATCGCGATCGGCCGGGCGAGCGCGCGGCTGACGGTCAGCATTTCCTCCAGCGTGTCGCGGCTGGGGCTGCCCAGGTCCATCAGCACCACGTCGGGCGCCATGCGTTCCAGCCGCGCGACGAAGGCGCCGCGCGGGGGCACGATATGAATATCGTCATAGCCTGCCTCGCGCAGCCCCTCTTCCAGGACCGTCGCGCGCAAGCCGCTGTCGTCGATAATGACGATTCGCATCTACCCCGCCTTCTTTTGGCCCGTAACTGACCGCGATGCTGCGCCGCGTCAATCGGGGTGCGTGAATTGGGGCGCAACATGATGGGCACCTATGCCCTATCCCGCTGTCCTGCCCGGACTTTTCCTGCTAAGGACCATCCACCACGGGCGATATGCGTTATATTCGTGACGTTTCAGATCGCCCCTCAAAGGATCGCCGCCATGGACCACGCCCTGACCGCACAGCCCGCCTGCTCTGCCTTCAGGAAAGTCCTCGTCGATGCCCGCCATTACCCTCTCGAATCTCGGCTGGTCCGCGCCTGACGGAACTGCCGTCCTTGCCGACCTCAATTTCCGCTTCACCCCCGAACGCATCGGCCTGATCGGCCGCAACGGCATCGGCAAATCCACCCTGCTCGCCCTGATTGCAGGCCAGTTGCGTCCCACGACCGGGCAGGTCCGGGTCGATGGCCGCCTCGCTACGCTGCACCAGTCGCCCGAACCCGGTCAAAGCATCGCCGACCTGTTCGATGCGCGCGCCGCGCTCGCCCTGCTCGACAAGGTGGAGGCCGGCGCGGCGACGATGGCGGAGCTGGAGCAATGCGACTGGACCCTGCCCGCCCGCATTGCGGACGCGCTCGGCGAAACCGGCCTCGACACCGATCCGATAACGCCGCTGGCGACCCTCTCCGGCGGGCAGCGCACCCGCGCGATGCTGGCTGCCTGCCTCTTCGCTCGGCCTGACTGGCTGCTGCTGGACGAACCGACCAACCATCTCGACACCGACGGCCGCGATGCTGTCGCCACCCTGTTGCGGCGCTGGCGCGGCGGGGCGATCATCGTCAGCCATGACCGCGCGCTGCTTGAGGAGATGGACGCCATCGCCGAACTAACGAGCGTCGGCATCACCCGCTATGGTGGCAACTGGTCGGCATATCGCGCGTGCAAGGATGTGGAGCTGGCGGCCGTGCAACACAGCCTCGACCATGCGCAGCGGCAGGCGTCCGACCTTGCGCGCAAGGCGCAGATCGCCACCGAGCGCCAGCAGCGCCGCGACGGCGCGGGTGCGCGGCAGGCGGCGAAAGGCGGGATGCCGCGCATCCTGCTCGGTCGGCGCAAGGAGCAGGCGGAACGCTCCGGCGGCGGCGCCGCCCGCCGCACCGACCAGCAGCGCGCACTGGCGCAGGCCGCCATCGCCGAAGCGCGCGAACGGATTGAAATCCTCGCCCCGCTCACCGTCGCCCTGCCCTCGGCGCAGGTGCCGCCGGGTCGCATCCTGCTGCGGCTGGAGCATGTAACCGCCGGTCATAACGCCACCCATCCGCCACTGCGCCATTTGTCGCTCACCATCGCCGGCCCGGACCGGATCGCGATCACCGGTCCCAATGGGTCGGGCAAGTCGACCCTGCTGCACCTGATTGCCGGGACAATCACGCCGCTATCAGGCCATATCGATCGTCCCGCCACCTCAGCGCTGCTCGATCAGGACGCCAGCCTGCTCGATCCGGCGCGCAGCATCGCCGACAATTTCGCGCGCCTGCATCCCGGTGCGACCCGCAACGCCATTCATGCAGCATTGGCGCGCTTCCGCTTTCGCGCCGATCTGGCGCTGCAACGGGTGGACACATTGAGCGGCGGACAGAGACTGCGCGCGGCCCTCGCCTGCGTGCTGGGCGGCGCGACCCTGCCGCCACTGTTGTTGCTGGACGAGCCAACCAACCATCTCGATCTCGATTCGATCACCGCGATCGAACAGGGATTGGCCGCCTATGACGGCGCGCTGGTCGTGGTCAGCCACGATCCGGCCTTCCTCGACGCGATCGGGATCAACCGGCGAGTGACGCTGCCTTAATGCGCAGCCGAAGTGTCGACATTGGAGCGCGGCTTGGGCGCGATCCAGACGATCACCGCGGCGGCAAACAGGATGACCGCCGACAGGAAGAATACATGGTCGACCGCGATCACCACCGCTTCCTGTTCGACCAGATTCGATATCATCTGCCGGATCTGTTCGGGCGCCATACCGATGCTCGCCAGCATCGACTGGGTCTGATCGGGCTGAAGCGTGCCGGCCATCTCGGTTCGCGATACGCGCTGCGAATCCCCCCATTGGGTCAGAACCAGTGAGGTTGCGATGGCCGTTGCCATGGTCCGCACGAAATTCTGAAGCCCCGCCGCCGAAGCGGTTTCGCGCGGCAGGACCGACCCCAGGGTCAGGGTCGTCAGCGGGATGAAGAAGAAGGGCAAGGCGAAGCCCTGGACGAATTGCGGGATGATCATCGTCCCGAAATCGATCCCGCTGGTCCAGTGGGCGCGCACCAGCGACATCACCCCGATCCACGCCACCGCGCAGGAAATGAGCAGTCGCGGATCAACGCGGTTCATGAGCCGCGCTGCGATCGGCGCGGTGAACAGCGCCGCCATCGCTGTCATGGCGGTGACGAACCCGGCCTGAGACGCTGTGTAGCCCATCGACATTTGCAGCCATTGCGGGATGACGACGATGCTGGCGAAATAGGCACCAAAACAGAGCGACATGGAAAAAAGGCCGGAACTGAAGCCGGCATGGCGGAACACCCGCAGGTCGACCACCGGATGTTCCTCGGTCAGTTCCCATATGACGAACGTCAGGAAGCCGATGAAGGCAAGGATGGCCAGCCCCAGGATCATCGGGTCGGCAAACCAGTCATGATCGCGGCCGATGTCGAGCATGATCTGGAGGCAGCCGATCCAGAATACCAGCAGGAACAGGCCGACCTTGTCGATCGGCACCTTGGCCGTTGCGGTTTCGATCGGGGTCAGTAGCGCCTGCGCCGCGAATACGCACAGCACCGCGATCGGCAGATTGATGAAGAAGATCCAGTGCCAGCTCCAATTGTCACTGATATAGCCGCCGACAATCGGCCCCAGCGCCGGCCCCATCAGCGTCGTCATCGCCCACAATCCCATCGCGCGGCCACGCGTTTCGGGCGGAAAGATCCGCATCAGCATGGTCTGCGACATCGGCATGATCGGCCCGCCGCAAACACCCTGGCCGATGCGGCAGGCGACCAGCATACCCAGCGTGGACGACAGCCCGCATAGCAGCGAGAACAGGCCGAAGCCCACCATCGACCAGGTGAACATGCGCACCACGCCGAAACGCTGCGCCAGCCAGCCGGTCAGCGGCACGCATATCGCCTCCGCCACCGCATAGGATGTGATGATCCAGGTGCCCTGATCGGGCGAGATGCCAAGGTCACCCGCAATGTGCGGCACCGACACGTTGGCGATCGTCAGGTCCAGCACCACCATGAGGTTGCTGAGCGCCAGCACCAGTCCTGCAAGGGTCCGGGTCCGCGGCGACAGCCGCGAGAAGATATCGTCGTCGCCGCTCATCGCCCGGCCGTCCTTTATTTCGCGGAAAGGTCGATCTCGACATCCATCGAGAGGCCGACGCGCAGCGGATGGGCTGCCAGTTCCCTGGGATCGAGTTCGATGCGCAGCGGCAGGCGCTGCACCACCTTGATCCAGTTGCCCGTAGCATTCTGGGCCGGGATCAACGACATGGACGCTCCGGTGCCGCCCGAAAAGCCGACGATCTTGCCATGATAGACCACCTCGTCGCCATAGAGATCGGACGTGACCCTGGCGGGCATCCCCACTTTGACCTCGCGCAGTTGCGACTCCTTGAAGTTCGCATCGACATAAAGCTGGTTCAGCGGCACGATCGTCATGATC from Sphingobium sp. CAP-1 includes the following:
- a CDS encoding ABC-F family ATP-binding cassette domain-containing protein is translated as MPAITLSNLGWSAPDGTAVLADLNFRFTPERIGLIGRNGIGKSTLLALIAGQLRPTTGQVRVDGRLATLHQSPEPGQSIADLFDARAALALLDKVEAGAATMAELEQCDWTLPARIADALGETGLDTDPITPLATLSGGQRTRAMLAACLFARPDWLLLDEPTNHLDTDGRDAVATLLRRWRGGAIIVSHDRALLEEMDAIAELTSVGITRYGGNWSAYRACKDVELAAVQHSLDHAQRQASDLARKAQIATERQQRRDGAGARQAAKGGMPRILLGRRKEQAERSGGGAARRTDQQRALAQAAIAEARERIEILAPLTVALPSAQVPPGRILLRLEHVTAGHNATHPPLRHLSLTIAGPDRIAITGPNGSGKSTLLHLIAGTITPLSGHIDRPATSALLDQDASLLDPARSIADNFARLHPGATRNAIHAALARFRFRADLALQRVDTLSGGQRLRAALACVLGGATLPPLLLLDEPTNHLDLDSITAIEQGLAAYDGALVVVSHDPAFLDAIGINRRVTLP
- a CDS encoding nitrate/nitrite transporter → MATAYWDREGQDAAPAPATSFWKAGHTPTLIAAFLYFDLAFMVWVLLGPLAPMISKTLALTPAEKGLMVATPTLVGALLRVVNGLLVDRIGPKLAGAISQVIVIAGLFTAWVMGINSFGGTLALGVILGFAGASFAIALPLASRWYPAEHQGKAMGLAGMGNSGTVLASLFAPVLAKIFGWNAVLGLACIPLSIVFVLYMIMAKDAPNAPAPKKIVEYFAPLKQADAWWLMAFYSVTFGGFVGLAASLPIYFTDQFGLTPIVAGYCTAGCVFAGSLVRPMGGALADRIGGVKALMIVYLVAALALAGVSYATTLPAALGCFVLAMLALGVGNGSVFQLVPQRFAAEIGIMTGLVGMAGGVGGFYLASSLGLAKQLTGSFAPGFLIFAGLAVLAFLGVSLVKAKWRATWKSGARI
- a CDS encoding DHA2 family efflux MFS transporter permease subunit, whose protein sequence is MSGDDDIFSRLSPRTRTLAGLVLALSNLMVVLDLTIANVSVPHIAGDLGISPDQGTWIITSYAVAEAICVPLTGWLAQRFGVVRMFTWSMVGFGLFSLLCGLSSTLGMLVACRIGQGVCGGPIMPMSQTMLMRIFPPETRGRAMGLWAMTTLMGPALGPIVGGYISDNWSWHWIFFINLPIAVLCVFAAQALLTPIETATAKVPIDKVGLFLLVFWIGCLQIMLDIGRDHDWFADPMILGLAILAFIGFLTFVIWELTEEHPVVDLRVFRHAGFSSGLFSMSLCFGAYFASIVVIPQWLQMSMGYTASQAGFVTAMTAMAALFTAPIAARLMNRVDPRLLISCAVAWIGVMSLVRAHWTSGIDFGTMIIPQFVQGFALPFFFIPLTTLTLGSVLPRETASAAGLQNFVRTMATAIATSLVLTQWGDSQRVSRTEMAGTLQPDQTQSMLASIGMAPEQIRQMISNLVEQEAVVIAVDHVFFLSAVILFAAAVIVWIAPKPRSNVDTSAAH
- the nirB gene encoding nitrite reductase large subunit NirB, producing MEFQVKDENRAEAQDDVLVPFEDVREHLVVVGNGMAGCRAVEELLARDAGRYRVTIFGAEPYVNYNRIMLSPVLAGEKSFDDIIINSREWYADNGIELIAGDPVTAIDRTVKSVTSQSGRTIGYDKLLIATGSDPFIIPVPGKDLPGVISFRDMKDVDTMLAAAEAGEAAGGGSAVVIGGGLLGLEAAHGLTLRGMKVTVIHLMDTLMERQLDEAAGWLLKSALEGRGQTILTGANTEAIYGDGKVEGVRLKDGREIPASLVVMAVGIRPSTALAREAGLDVNRGIKVDDHMVTSDPDVLAVGECVEHDGNVYGLVAPLWDMCRSLADGLTDQHTGYKGSVTSTKLKVAGLDVFSAGDFSGGEGCEDIVLRDASRGVYKRVIVKDDKIIGAVLYGDTVDGGWYFDLLKREEDVSDIRDLLIFGQAFASGGGALDPKAAVAALSDDAEICGCNGVSKGQVVSCIEAGNCSLDAVRATCKASASCGSCTGLVENLLAVVLGDDVKSGPKTMCKCTSFTHDDVRREIVAQNMRSIPEVMQLLHWSTPDGCSSCRPALNYYLLCALPGEYQDDQQSRFVNERMHANIQKDGTYSVVPRMWGGLTNPRELRAIADVVEKYDAPMVKVTGGQRLDIFGIKKEDLPAVWADLNAAGMVSGHAYGKSLRTVKTCVGSEWCRFGTQDSTGLGVKIERMTWGSWMPHKFKIAVSGCPRNCAEATIKDFGVVCVDSGYELHVGGNGGIHVRATDLLCKVATEQEAMDYCAAFTQLYREEARYLERTAPWIERVGVEYIKQRIVEDEAGREHLRARFLYSQSFSQDDPWAERAAGANAELHQPLEPIAIAAE
- a CDS encoding CmpA/NrtA family ABC transporter substrate-binding protein, producing the protein MTTNLKIAFLPLTDAAVLVAAREKGFAEAEGLSLDLIRTTSWATLRDRLVFGQVHAAQMLAPLAVAVTLGLSQQPAPLAAPYKLNVNGNMLVMASDFAAALEPDLTARLADPLGTAHDFAAAIGLWKRKPVIGVVHRFSSHAIMLRYWLASAGVDPDRDVVLRVLPPSLTVEAMRAGEIDGFIAGEPWGTAAVHAGLAETVAIGERIWRRGVEKVLAFREPWLEENPDTVDRLLRALVRAAAWCDDPAHHETLADLLADPRYVDQPADFILRALGGQIIARAGEPPIANPDFMLFSREATPFPWRSQALWIYSQLVRWNMVDHDAATVAKAGAVFRPDIFRRALADSGVPMPGASMKLEGAVNMPLAVGSRQGELTLGPDRFFDGRVFDPERIDDFLAGFAPSR